The following proteins are co-located in the Ancylothrix sp. D3o genome:
- the ispG gene encoding (E)-4-hydroxy-3-methylbut-2-enyl-diphosphate synthase — MQTLQNPSTTAYSHNATDGTIHRRKTRAVKVGNVTIGGGYPVVVQSMINEDTLDVDGSVAAIRRLHEVGCEIVRVTVPSIAHAKAVAEIKEKLIKTYQDVPLVADVHHNGMKIALEVAKYVDKVRINPGLYVFEKPRADRTEFSDSEFAEIGDKIRETLEPLVVSLRDQGKAMRIGVNHGSLAERMLFTYGDTPEGMVESAVEFLRICESLDFRNLVISMKASRVPVMLAAYRLMAKRMDELGMDYPLHLGVTEAGDGEYGRIKSTAGIATLLAEGLGDTIRVSLTEAPEKEIPVCYSILQALGLRKTMVEYVACPSCGRTLFNLEEVLHKVREATKHLTGLDIAVMGCIVNGPGEMADADYGYVGRQPGFISLYRGREEIKKVPEDQGVEELIALIKSDGRWVDP; from the coding sequence ATGCAAACTCTGCAAAACCCCTCAACCACCGCCTACAGTCACAATGCCACAGACGGCACTATCCACCGGCGCAAAACTCGCGCTGTGAAAGTCGGTAACGTCACCATTGGCGGCGGGTATCCGGTGGTTGTGCAGTCGATGATTAATGAAGATACGCTTGATGTTGACGGTTCGGTGGCGGCGATTCGTCGTTTACATGAAGTTGGTTGCGAAATTGTTCGCGTGACGGTGCCGAGTATTGCTCATGCGAAAGCGGTGGCAGAAATTAAAGAAAAGTTGATTAAAACTTATCAAGATGTCCCCTTGGTTGCCGATGTGCATCACAATGGCATGAAAATTGCCTTGGAAGTTGCAAAATATGTGGATAAGGTGCGGATTAATCCGGGGTTATATGTGTTTGAAAAACCCCGTGCAGATCGAACAGAGTTTTCGGATTCAGAATTTGCAGAAATTGGTGATAAAATTCGGGAAACTTTAGAGCCTTTGGTGGTTTCTTTGCGTGACCAAGGCAAGGCGATGCGAATTGGGGTAAATCATGGTTCGCTGGCTGAAAGAATGCTGTTTACCTATGGCGATACGCCGGAGGGAATGGTTGAGTCGGCAGTTGAGTTTTTGAGAATTTGTGAGTCTTTGGATTTTCGCAATTTGGTAATTTCGATGAAGGCTTCGCGGGTGCCGGTGATGTTGGCGGCGTACCGTTTGATGGCGAAAAGAATGGATGAGTTGGGAATGGATTATCCGCTGCATTTGGGTGTGACGGAAGCGGGGGATGGTGAGTATGGTCGCATTAAGTCTACGGCTGGCATTGCTACTTTGTTAGCTGAGGGACTTGGTGATACTATTAGGGTATCTCTCACAGAAGCTCCAGAAAAGGAAATTCCGGTTTGTTACAGCATTTTGCAGGCTTTGGGGCTTCGCAAAACGATGGTTGAGTATGTGGCTTGTCCGTCTTGTGGTCGCACTTTGTTTAACTTAGAAGAAGTGTTGCACAAAGTGCGTGAGGCGACTAAGCATTTAACCGGCCTTGATATTGCCGTGATGGGTTGTATTGTGAATGGCCCCGGAGAAATGGCGGATGCCGATTATGGTTATGTGGGCCGGCAACCTGGTTTTATTTCGCTTTATCGTGGTCGTGAGGAAATTAAAAAGGTACCCGAAGATCAAGGCGTTGAGGAGTTAATTGCTTTGATTAAGTCGGATGGCCGGTGGGTTGATCCCTAG
- the ctpC gene encoding carboxyl-terminal processing protease CtpC: MEMTKRGLVLGATVIMVSAVAIARADIHPKVLASFQDSPKELVDEVWQIVDRNYVDATFNQVDWDNVRDQYLSRQYTSKDEAYKAIREMLEQLKDPYTRFMDPKEFQNMQIDTRGELTGVGLQLAQDEETKKLVVVAPIEETPAFKAGILAKDEIVKIDGKSTEGMDVNQAVQLIRGQANSQVTLTIQRGKEVLEFRLIRARIEIHPVRHAVRKTQSGNIGYIRLIQFSENAASEMRAAIQDLEKQKVDGYILDLRSNPGGLLQASIQIARMWLESGTIVSTVNRQGITDKQSANNGALTKKPMVILVDGGSASASEILSGALQDNKRAVLVGTKTFGKGLVQSVRGLNDGSGLAVTIAKYLTPSGRDINKHGIDPDVVFELSDEQKLALRKDNTKIGTPDDPQYVKGLEVLRKEIVAKQGNRAESAKQKR; this comes from the coding sequence ATGGAAATGACAAAACGTGGTCTTGTTCTTGGTGCGACAGTGATAATGGTTAGTGCTGTAGCCATAGCAAGAGCAGATATCCACCCAAAAGTTTTAGCTTCTTTTCAGGATAGCCCTAAAGAATTGGTTGATGAAGTGTGGCAAATTGTTGACCGCAATTATGTGGATGCCACGTTTAATCAGGTGGATTGGGATAATGTTAGAGATCAATATTTGAGCCGGCAATATACCAGCAAGGACGAGGCGTATAAAGCGATCCGCGAAATGCTGGAACAGCTAAAAGATCCTTATACTCGCTTTATGGATCCCAAAGAGTTCCAAAATATGCAGATTGATACGCGAGGGGAACTAACTGGGGTGGGGTTACAGTTGGCGCAAGATGAGGAAACTAAAAAGTTGGTAGTGGTGGCGCCAATTGAGGAAACACCGGCCTTTAAAGCGGGGATTTTAGCAAAAGATGAAATTGTTAAAATTGACGGCAAAAGCACTGAGGGGATGGATGTTAATCAAGCAGTGCAGTTAATTCGGGGACAGGCTAATAGTCAAGTTACTTTAACGATTCAGCGGGGTAAGGAGGTCTTAGAGTTTCGCCTTATAAGGGCTCGTATTGAAATTCATCCGGTGCGCCATGCTGTGCGAAAAACTCAGTCGGGGAATATTGGATATATTCGTTTGATTCAGTTTAGCGAAAATGCGGCGTCGGAAATGCGAGCGGCGATTCAAGATTTGGAAAAGCAAAAGGTTGATGGATATATTTTAGATTTGCGTTCTAACCCTGGTGGGTTGTTGCAAGCTAGTATTCAAATTGCCCGGATGTGGTTAGAAAGTGGCACTATTGTTTCGACGGTGAACCGGCAAGGAATTACTGATAAGCAAAGTGCTAATAATGGCGCTTTAACTAAGAAGCCAATGGTGATTTTGGTGGATGGTGGTTCGGCGAGTGCGAGTGAAATTTTATCGGGTGCTTTGCAAGATAATAAGCGTGCGGTTTTGGTGGGTACTAAGACTTTTGGTAAGGGTTTGGTACAGTCTGTGCGTGGTTTAAATGATGGTTCGGGTTTGGCGGTGACTATTGCTAAGTATCTGACGCCTAGTGGTCGGGATATTAATAAGCATGGTATTGACCCGGATGTGGTGTTTGAGTTGTCTGATGAGCAAAAGTTGGCTTTGCGTAAGGATAATACGAAGATTGGTACGCCGGATGACCCGCAGTATGTGAAGGGTTTGGAGGTTTTGCGTAAGGAAATTGTGGCGAAGCAAGGCAATCGGGCGGAGTCTGCGAAGCAGAAGCGGTGA
- a CDS encoding DDE transposase family protein, with the protein MENTETWYIVKRPQGNCDILSAPQLQQQKDPDIEEQWGPYSTTDEAIARRIGLIRAGKCQPK; encoded by the coding sequence ATGGAAAACACAGAAACTTGGTATATAGTAAAACGACCCCAGGGCAATTGTGATATACTTAGCGCACCACAACTTCAACAACAAAAAGACCCCGACATTGAGGAACAATGGGGGCCCTACAGCACAACTGATGAAGCAATAGCCCGGAGAATCGGACTTATCCGGGCCGGCAAATGTCAACCAAAATGA
- a CDS encoding DUF29 domain-containing protein: protein MTQELTDLKNSILEGRYADALEIVEELEAMSRKDYLRKIKSFLVRLMIHLIKNQIEGRLTNSWAASIRDSVIQIQDFNLKDNQTSYYIKADEWDLFMEKAFESAISQASAEVAGGSYKPRQLLGMVDQDQVFNTVKRFIDLTYSVSEEDLGEAIDQELSQLAGGEDWAF, encoded by the coding sequence ATGACTCAAGAATTAACGGATTTAAAAAATAGCATTCTGGAGGGCCGGTATGCGGATGCGCTGGAGATTGTTGAGGAGTTGGAGGCGATGAGTCGCAAAGATTATCTACGGAAAATTAAGAGTTTTTTAGTTAGGCTGATGATTCATTTAATTAAAAATCAAATTGAGGGCCGGTTGACTAATTCTTGGGCTGCTTCTATTCGGGATTCAGTTATTCAAATTCAAGACTTTAATTTAAAAGATAATCAAACCTCGTATTACATAAAAGCTGATGAGTGGGATCTGTTTATGGAAAAGGCTTTTGAGTCGGCAATTTCTCAAGCAAGTGCAGAAGTTGCCGGTGGTTCATACAAACCGCGTCAGCTTTTAGGAATGGTTGACCAAGACCAAGTTTTTAATACAGTAAAGCGTTTTATTGATTTAACTTACTCGGTTTCTGAGGAAGATTTAGGAGAGGCTATTGATCAAGAATTAAGTCAGTTAGCCGGTGGGGAAGATTGGGCGTTTTAA
- a CDS encoding CHAT domain-containing tetratricopeptide repeat protein, producing the protein MFRHLRQWFIKAWHRFLGLFRKPQPTNSPTPQFTDADYEKLFFQLLKVVNSGMMGEQEALWCVESLKQPSSEAEWVQWLGRFGDRLLASDAPNRELAEKMVKLGEVNGGQLTEMAGNIGRELLSRCAEEGPVALEISSDAIALFYRGVDQHLADDFNGALASYEKAIDIEPKFHLAWHNKGAVLTDLGRYEEALASYQKAIEIEPKFHNAWNGKGVVLSDLGRYEEALASYQKAIEIEPKFHHAWNGKGRVLSDLGQNEEALASYEKAIKIEPNYHPAWNGKGCVLSDWGRYEEAIIAFNRALQLTNNQDWQAWANWGVAIIKSQRYDAAIENWDEGLQNIPANELEGRARLHQCKGNAHYEYARFQLNRYPYLNKARNSYIDALKTLSNCQNDILGEILSQPCPPHLIPLYLEILQKLAKVCKALGNQKEFEYCALGNQKEFEYCLNIGDQLLEELLKTQSNEQKIRLSRKYASFNQLRVLLYAQSPKPEEKKLALKLSQQRKNLCLRWMQKGWVEMETPELTIPPGVALLDWHYSDAGIVVFILRNDEPLKVCILTSQIPQILDNSADRLVGEFEEWMKQWQENYEKQRGKKEDQTETQEWQNAMVEELEKLRKILQIDDQILRHLRGIDHLILIPHRHLHLLPLEYFFQNQKFTISRLPSLQMGIDLENSPNSAKHLLNVQSPSPLLFAELESNVIAHFYQNNLTFIPSKKATLENVINNLQTNIGIFHFTGHAGHDFNNPKNSALNLKQKPHFTLEEIFKLDFSQYFIISLSACETGLTSKPNLIDEYVGLVSGFLSSKASYVLSTLWQVQELSAALIMIEFYREINKDNPPIIALKNAQNWLRTVTLEKLAQWCEELASEIGEDNDSYDTLIAQANQAKQQIAIMGKDDTPYKHPYHWAGVIITGKINL; encoded by the coding sequence ATGTTTCGGCACCTTCGTCAGTGGTTCATCAAAGCATGGCATCGCTTCCTGGGGTTATTCCGCAAACCCCAACCCACAAACTCCCCCACACCCCAATTTACCGATGCGGACTACGAAAAACTGTTTTTTCAGCTTTTGAAAGTAGTAAATTCCGGTATGATGGGTGAGCAGGAGGCTTTGTGGTGTGTTGAAAGCTTGAAACAACCCAGTTCTGAGGCGGAATGGGTGCAGTGGTTGGGCCGGTTTGGGGATAGGTTGCTTGCTTCAGATGCACCTAACCGCGAGTTAGCAGAAAAAATGGTGAAGTTGGGGGAAGTAAATGGCGGGCAACTAACAGAAATGGCGGGAAATATTGGCAGGGAATTGTTGAGCCGGTGTGCGGAAGAGGGGCCGGTGGCTTTAGAGATTAGCAGTGATGCGATAGCGTTGTTTTATCGGGGGGTTGACCAACATTTGGCGGATGATTTTAATGGTGCTTTGGCAAGCTATGAGAAGGCTATCGATATTGAACCGAAATTCCATCTTGCCTGGCACAATAAGGGCGCTGTACTGACTGACTTGGGACGCTATGAGGAGGCGCTGGCAAGCTATCAAAAGGCTATTGAGATTGAACCGAAATTCCATAATGCCTGGAACGGAAAGGGCGTTGTACTGAGTGACTTGGGACGCTATGAGGAGGCGCTGGCAAGCTATCAAAAGGCTATTGAGATTGAACCGAAATTCCATCATGCCTGGAACGGAAAGGGCCGTGTACTGAGTGACTTGGGACAGAATGAGGAGGCACTGGCAAGCTATGAAAAGGCTATCAAAATTGAACCGAATTACCATCCTGCCTGGAACGGAAAGGGCTGTGTACTGAGTGACTGGGGACGCTATGAGGAGGCAATAATTGCCTTTAACCGTGCCTTACAATTAACCAATAATCAAGACTGGCAAGCTTGGGCAAACTGGGGGGTGGCAATTATTAAGTCACAACGCTACGATGCAGCCATTGAAAACTGGGATGAAGGCTTGCAAAACATCCCCGCAAATGAACTAGAAGGTCGCGCTAGATTGCATCAATGTAAAGGTAATGCTCATTATGAATATGCACGCTTTCAACTTAACCGCTATCCCTACTTAAACAAAGCCAGAAACAGCTATATCGACGCCCTAAAAACCCTCTCTAACTGCCAAAATGATATCCTTGGAGAAATCCTCAGCCAACCTTGCCCCCCTCACCTTATCCCCCTCTATCTCGAAATATTGCAAAAATTAGCCAAAGTCTGCAAAGCCCTCGGTAATCAAAAAGAATTTGAATACTGTGCCCTCGGTAATCAAAAAGAATTTGAATACTGTTTAAACATAGGCGATCAACTGCTAGAAGAATTGCTCAAAACCCAATCCAACGAGCAAAAAATCCGCCTCTCCAGAAAATACGCCAGCTTTAATCAATTGCGGGTTTTATTATACGCCCAATCCCCCAAACCCGAAGAAAAAAAACTAGCCTTAAAATTATCCCAACAGCGCAAGAATCTCTGCCTAAGATGGATGCAAAAAGGGTGGGTAGAAATGGAAACCCCCGAACTCACCATCCCCCCTGGTGTCGCCCTCCTCGACTGGCATTACAGCGACGCTGGAATAGTAGTATTTATCCTCAGAAATGACGAACCTTTAAAAGTCTGCATTCTCACCTCCCAAATTCCACAAATTCTCGACAATTCCGCCGATAGACTGGTAGGAGAATTTGAAGAATGGATGAAACAATGGCAAGAAAATTATGAGAAGCAACGCGGCAAAAAAGAAGACCAAACCGAAACCCAGGAATGGCAAAATGCAATGGTTGAGGAATTAGAAAAACTCCGTAAAATCCTCCAAATAGACGATCAAATTTTACGCCACCTCAGAGGCATTGACCACCTCATCCTAATTCCCCACCGGCACTTACATTTATTACCCCTAGAATACTTCTTTCAAAATCAAAAATTTACCATCAGCCGGCTGCCTAGTTTGCAAATGGGAATAGATTTAGAAAACTCCCCCAACTCAGCCAAACACCTCCTCAACGTCCAAAGCCCCAGTCCCTTACTTTTTGCTGAATTAGAATCAAATGTAATTGCCCATTTTTACCAAAACAATCTAACATTCATCCCCAGCAAAAAAGCCACCCTAGAAAACGTCATCAACAACCTGCAAACAAACATCGGCATCTTTCATTTTACCGGCCACGCCGGCCACGATTTCAACAACCCTAAAAACTCCGCCCTCAACTTAAAGCAAAAACCACATTTCACCCTCGAAGAAATCTTTAAACTCGATTTCAGCCAATATTTTATCATTAGTTTATCCGCCTGTGAAACCGGCCTCACCAGCAAACCAAATCTAATAGATGAATATGTAGGTTTAGTCAGCGGATTTTTATCCTCAAAAGCAAGTTACGTTCTCAGTACCCTTTGGCAAGTGCAAGAATTATCAGCAGCTTTAATAATGATAGAATTTTACCGAGAAATAAACAAAGATAATCCCCCAATTATCGCCCTCAAAAACGCCCAAAACTGGTTACGCACTGTCACCTTAGAAAAACTCGCCCAATGGTGTGAAGAACTCGCCTCAGAAATAGGAGAAGACAACGACTCTTACGATACCTTAATTGCCCAAGCCAACCAAGCGAAACAACAAATTGCTATAATGGGTAAAGATGACACTCCCTACAAGCACCCTTATCACTGGGCTGGGGTTATTATTACGGGAAAAATCAACCTATGA
- a CDS encoding elongation factor G — protein MNDKVISGLRNVALVGPYLSGKTTLLESLLSVTGTISRKGSVKDRNTVGDSSAEARERQMSVEVSVASAVYEGVRLTFLDCPGSVEFAQESHNALIGAGLAVVVCEADPSRVLTLAPLFKFLDDWEIPHVVFINKMDRACTDEARCSSNFMEVLNALKSVSSRPVVPHQYPIGGGDKIVGFIDLVTEQAYHYHAGAQADPVPMPEELREQEHAARAVMLEELANFDDHLLEELLEEINPPQEEIIADLKMELGADLIVPVFFGVAEQDFGVRPLLEALLREAPEPVVTAERRGLGKASEPLAQVLKTFYTPQGGKLSLVRVWQGTLTDGMVLNGVRPSGMYRLMGQQTVPVQSASAGDIVALGRMEAIKTGDTLSPGGVAVALRKAEVMRPVFALAIAPEKRNDEVKLTGALAKLMEEDCSLAWEQHGDTHEIILWGQGEIHIKVALDRLRRKYNLPMVTHLPQVPYKETIRKPVSSVHGRYKHQSGGHGQFGDVYLDIKPVARGEGFTFGDKIVGGVVPKQYIPGVEMGVREFLVQGPLGFPVVDVAVTLINGSYHSVDSSEQAFKQAARLAMQEGMAKCEPALLEPIASVTICAPNEFTSKMLQLVSGRRGQILGYEGMAEWKGWDKVSAYLPVAEMQDLIVELRSLTMGVGYFNWEFDHLQEVPEPLAKRVLATSGNGKS, from the coding sequence ATGAACGATAAAGTTATTTCGGGCTTGCGTAATGTGGCGCTGGTTGGCCCGTATTTAAGTGGTAAAACAACGTTGTTAGAAAGTTTGTTGTCTGTGACGGGGACGATTTCTCGTAAGGGGAGTGTAAAGGATCGTAATACGGTGGGGGATAGTTCTGCGGAAGCGCGGGAACGTCAAATGAGTGTTGAGGTTTCTGTGGCGAGTGCGGTTTATGAAGGGGTGCGGTTGACGTTCCTTGATTGTCCGGGCTCGGTGGAGTTTGCTCAAGAAAGTCATAATGCTTTGATTGGGGCGGGGTTGGCTGTGGTAGTTTGTGAGGCTGATCCAAGTCGGGTTTTGACTTTGGCTCCGCTTTTTAAGTTTTTGGATGATTGGGAAATTCCCCATGTGGTTTTTATTAATAAGATGGATCGGGCTTGTACGGATGAGGCTCGCTGTAGTTCTAATTTTATGGAGGTGCTGAATGCGCTTAAGTCGGTTTCGAGCCGGCCGGTTGTGCCTCATCAGTATCCTATTGGAGGCGGGGATAAGATTGTTGGGTTTATTGATTTGGTGACGGAGCAGGCTTATCATTATCATGCGGGGGCGCAGGCTGATCCGGTGCCGATGCCGGAGGAGTTGCGGGAGCAGGAACACGCGGCGCGGGCGGTGATGCTTGAGGAGTTGGCGAATTTTGATGATCATTTGCTTGAGGAGTTGCTGGAGGAGATTAATCCGCCGCAAGAGGAGATTATTGCGGATCTGAAAATGGAGTTGGGCGCGGATTTAATTGTGCCGGTGTTTTTTGGGGTGGCGGAGCAGGATTTTGGTGTGCGTCCGCTGCTTGAGGCTTTGTTGCGGGAGGCTCCTGAGCCGGTGGTGACGGCGGAACGTCGCGGTTTAGGTAAGGCTAGTGAGCCGCTGGCTCAGGTTTTGAAGACGTTCTATACGCCGCAGGGTGGTAAGTTGTCTCTGGTGCGTGTTTGGCAGGGGACGCTTACGGATGGGATGGTGTTAAATGGTGTGCGTCCAAGTGGGATGTACCGGCTGATGGGTCAGCAAACGGTGCCGGTGCAGTCTGCGTCTGCGGGTGATATTGTGGCGCTTGGTCGGATGGAGGCGATTAAGACGGGGGATACGCTTTCGCCTGGTGGTGTGGCTGTGGCTTTGCGGAAGGCGGAGGTGATGAGGCCGGTGTTTGCTTTGGCGATTGCTCCTGAGAAGCGGAATGATGAGGTGAAGTTGACGGGGGCTTTGGCGAAGTTGATGGAAGAGGATTGCTCTTTGGCTTGGGAGCAACATGGTGATACCCATGAGATTATTTTGTGGGGACAAGGTGAGATACATATAAAGGTTGCTCTGGATAGGCTGCGGCGCAAGTATAATTTGCCGATGGTGACGCATTTACCTCAAGTGCCATATAAGGAGACGATTCGCAAGCCGGTTTCTTCTGTGCATGGCCGGTATAAGCACCAAAGTGGCGGTCATGGCCAGTTTGGGGATGTTTATCTGGATATTAAGCCGGTGGCTCGTGGTGAGGGCTTTACGTTTGGGGACAAAATTGTGGGGGGTGTGGTGCCAAAGCAGTATATCCCTGGTGTGGAGATGGGGGTGCGTGAGTTTTTGGTTCAGGGCCCTTTGGGTTTCCCGGTGGTGGATGTGGCGGTGACGCTGATTAATGGTTCTTATCACAGTGTGGATAGTTCGGAGCAGGCGTTTAAGCAGGCGGCTCGTTTGGCGATGCAGGAGGGAATGGCGAAGTGTGAGCCGGCTTTGTTGGAGCCTATTGCTTCGGTTACTATTTGTGCGCCAAATGAGTTTACGTCGAAGATGTTGCAGTTGGTGAGTGGCCGGCGGGGTCAAATTTTGGGTTATGAGGGGATGGCTGAGTGGAAGGGTTGGGATAAGGTTTCTGCTTATTTGCCGGTGGCTGAGATGCAGGATCTTATCGTTGAGTTGCGTTCTCTGACGATGGGTGTGGGTTATTTTAATTGGGAGTTTGACCATTTACAGGAGGTGCCGGAGCCTTTGGCGAAGCGGGTTTTGGCTACGTCTGGAAATGGTAAGAGTTAG
- a CDS encoding lipopolysaccharide assembly protein LapB yields MPSQPKLKTHWLALLLVCGLITLSPLKTNAQTQQNPQKAADLVNKGLQLIQKGNLSEATGLFQQATELDPNQAAAHYNLGLALRQQGQLQAAASAFYKATQIDPRFALAYANLGAALLEGNNLTLAQQYLQRATELDPQLGIAHYNLGLVLAQQKLWDQAITAQKRAMLYSPKAPEAPYHLGLAYLQIAQLDKAKEAFRKAIEITPNYPEAHYNLGSLLFNEGELQPALDAFRKAREQNPNYANAYYGAGLVFLRQGRYQEAKNVLEYAKNLYTSQNNPQWAANAEKQLQNLQNFLTTNP; encoded by the coding sequence ATGCCATCCCAACCCAAACTCAAAACCCACTGGTTAGCCCTACTTTTGGTCTGCGGACTGATCACCCTTTCACCTCTCAAAACAAACGCCCAAACTCAACAAAACCCCCAAAAAGCCGCCGACTTAGTAAACAAAGGACTGCAACTAATTCAAAAAGGCAACCTCAGCGAAGCCACCGGCCTATTCCAACAAGCCACAGAACTAGACCCCAACCAGGCAGCAGCCCACTACAACCTGGGGCTGGCGCTGCGCCAACAAGGACAACTGCAAGCCGCCGCCAGCGCCTTCTACAAAGCCACGCAAATTGATCCCCGCTTTGCCCTTGCCTACGCCAACCTCGGTGCCGCCCTCCTCGAAGGTAACAACCTCACCCTCGCCCAACAATACCTGCAACGCGCCACAGAACTTGATCCCCAACTGGGCATCGCCCACTATAACCTCGGATTAGTTCTCGCCCAACAAAAACTCTGGGATCAAGCCATCACAGCCCAAAAACGCGCCATGCTCTACAGTCCCAAAGCCCCCGAAGCTCCCTATCACCTTGGACTTGCCTACCTGCAAATAGCCCAACTTGATAAAGCCAAAGAAGCCTTTCGTAAAGCCATTGAAATTACCCCAAATTACCCCGAAGCCCACTATAACTTGGGTTCCCTGCTGTTTAATGAAGGGGAACTACAACCCGCCTTAGATGCCTTTCGCAAAGCCAGAGAACAAAATCCCAACTATGCCAACGCTTACTATGGTGCCGGGTTAGTTTTTCTGCGACAAGGCCGGTATCAAGAAGCCAAAAACGTCTTGGAATATGCCAAAAACCTCTATACCTCTCAAAATAACCCCCAATGGGCCGCCAACGCCGAAAAACAACTGCAAAACCTACAAAATTTCCTCACCACAAATCCTTAA
- a CDS encoding anti-sigma regulatory factor: protein MIAISNRTQERTLGTISFASTLYLCPVLDLLLAEIPQQWRAELRLGLQEALVNAAKHGNQLDPSKTVLVRFSVIGDQYWWEIADQGSGFTPPCTCSTDYSEHLPCDEGECGRGLFILYQIFDQVHWNSQGTELKLCKQVGSRSRLPLVC, encoded by the coding sequence GTGATTGCTATTTCAAATCGCACCCAGGAACGTACCTTGGGGACTATAAGCTTTGCTTCTACGCTGTATCTTTGTCCAGTTTTGGATTTGCTGCTTGCAGAGATCCCCCAACAATGGCGGGCAGAATTACGTCTCGGACTGCAAGAAGCATTGGTTAACGCCGCCAAACATGGCAATCAACTTGATCCCAGCAAAACTGTTTTAGTTCGTTTTTCGGTAATTGGGGATCAATATTGGTGGGAAATTGCAGACCAAGGCTCAGGCTTTACTCCCCCTTGCACTTGCAGTACAGACTACAGCGAACATCTCCCCTGTGACGAAGGTGAGTGTGGCAGAGGTTTATTTATTCTCTATCAAATATTTGACCAAGTACATTGGAATTCTCAAGGCACAGAGTTGAAACTCTGTAAACAAGTGGGTAGTCGTTCGCGGCTACCCCTTGTTTGTTAA
- a CDS encoding proteasome assembly chaperone 4 family protein: MPNPTPNSTPTSTGLQSPEAGNLQNISTLELAQALAQRLAITEKDWHRLKSNRKARAGEQAAAALVFLLKDSPEEALPRLQQAVGWLDRSISAPPCPTHGHQRQN, encoded by the coding sequence ATGCCTAACCCTACCCCAAATAGCACTCCCACATCCACCGGCCTGCAAAGTCCAGAGGCCGGCAATTTGCAAAACATCAGTACCTTAGAACTAGCACAAGCCCTAGCCCAAAGACTTGCCATCACCGAAAAAGACTGGCACCGGCTTAAATCTAATCGTAAAGCGCGGGCCGGTGAACAAGCTGCTGCTGCTTTAGTTTTTTTGCTCAAAGATAGCCCAGAGGAAGCCTTACCGAGACTGCAACAAGCGGTAGGCTGGCTGGATCGTTCAATTTCTGCACCGCCTTGTCCTACACATGGACATCAGCGGCAAAATTAA
- a CDS encoding GAS domain-containing protein — MPVGQPNPNDSQEPDFEQQLAEVEQSLQQLKQRYTQIQQDRQRQSELLQRQEQLNKQSRLTRNDLLLKELQSIQEQLEKIELNLESSLFSWGSLKEPFWQAVRFAGAGIVVGWILKSLAG, encoded by the coding sequence ATGCCCGTAGGCCAACCAAACCCCAACGATTCCCAAGAACCCGACTTTGAGCAACAACTCGCCGAAGTCGAACAATCTTTGCAGCAATTAAAACAACGCTACACCCAAATTCAACAAGACCGGCAAAGACAAAGCGAACTTTTGCAACGTCAGGAACAACTCAACAAACAATCTCGTCTTACTCGTAATGATTTACTCCTAAAAGAGTTGCAAAGCATTCAAGAACAACTCGAAAAGATCGAACTGAACTTAGAAAGCAGCCTTTTTTCTTGGGGCAGTTTGAAAGAGCCTTTTTGGCAAGCCGTGCGTTTTGCTGGTGCAGGTATTGTGGTAGGGTGGATTTTGAAATCTTTGGCCGGTTGA